The following coding sequences are from one Streptomyces sp. NBC_01232 window:
- the rplI gene encoding 50S ribosomal protein L9, with protein sequence MKIILTHEVTGLGAAGDVVDVKDGYARNYLVPRGFAIRWTKGGEKDVAQIRRARKIHEIATIEQANEVKAKLEGVKVRLATRAGDAGRLFGSVTPADIATAIESSGGPKVDKRRVELGSPIKTLGSYQVSVRLHADVAANVGVEVVAA encoded by the coding sequence ATGAAGATCATCCTGACCCACGAGGTTACTGGCCTCGGTGCCGCCGGCGATGTCGTCGACGTCAAGGACGGCTACGCTCGCAACTACCTGGTCCCGCGTGGTTTCGCGATCCGCTGGACCAAGGGCGGCGAGAAGGACGTGGCGCAGATCCGCCGCGCCCGCAAGATCCACGAGATCGCGACCATCGAGCAGGCCAACGAGGTCAAGGCCAAGCTCGAGGGTGTGAAGGTCCGTCTGGCCACCCGCGCGGGTGACGCCGGTCGTCTCTTCGGTTCCGTGACCCCGGCCGACATCGCCACGGCGATCGAGTCCTCGGGCGGCCCGAAGGTCGACAAGCGCCGCGTCGAGCTCGGCTCCCCGATCAAGACCCTCGGTTCGTACCAGGTCTCCGTGCGTCTGCACGCTGACGTGGCCGCGAACGTGGGCGTCGAGGTCGTCGCCGCCTAA
- a CDS encoding transglycosylase domain-containing protein, whose amino-acid sequence MSEHRRKTPQPEGGGRASARRAAQQRPARGGAGRDVPTASHSGPYAPQSAQGSRAEARRASQRGTAGRGRATTRGTGRPDKRLINYPRSDRDGWKRFVPSWKFVSGTALGVFAVIIAGAGIGIAMVSTPDPNKAAQAQNNVFYWADGSQMVATGGSMNRQIVPISSIPRSMRDAVIAAENESFETDKGVDPMGIARAVWNMGTGGSTQGGSTITQQYVKNTYLDSDQTLKRKATELFIAIRLGVSERKDTVLAGYLNTAYYGRDAYGIQAAAHAYFGKDSQDLNPSECAFLAAMLKGPNLYNPDGGIGAAATPELNEKRARERWSWVLDREVEVGRMDKAERAKYTDADFPPRVDSEQARGMTGQIGYLVDTAKAYVMKVKGITPEQMALGGYRIKTTFEKPRVDALVKAVEDTRNGLINEKERPETDTFVQFGAASVDVKTGAIVALYGGPGWDHKYFSNNANTSGVPVGSTWKPYVLAAAMEYGTQNSKGKGISVDSKYQANDLTVINNREGRPLRDASGNPFKQKNESPTPFGYVTLNEAMEKSINVPFAQLVFDVGHDKVRAVAKSTGILEESMNPNTDASFALGTSTPSAIRMADSYATFAASGTHREPFSVSKVDKNGEELSGFEPPKDQRAMDSDIANNITKVLENVVQNGTATKVKKLGRPAAGKTGTTDENKSAWFVGYTPELSTSVALFRTNPNSADKKLISMKGVGDIPSLHGGDIPAEIWTEYMRDALKGVPVKEFPEAEDIGVTADSAGAPSPSPSVVAPPSPSPSTVPPASPSPSPSPSKSGRPCRPWELYCDPETTRGTTNGGTNTGTNSGTTSGVIGGPSGSPSPSQSGRPGRPGGTTGGIDDFNPE is encoded by the coding sequence ATGAGCGAGCACCGCCGCAAAACGCCGCAGCCCGAGGGTGGTGGGCGAGCCTCGGCCCGCCGCGCCGCCCAGCAGCGCCCCGCAAGGGGCGGGGCCGGACGTGACGTCCCCACGGCGTCACACAGCGGTCCGTACGCACCGCAGTCCGCCCAGGGCAGCCGTGCAGAGGCCCGCAGGGCCTCCCAGAGAGGGACCGCCGGCCGCGGTAGGGCCACCACGCGCGGTACCGGGCGCCCGGACAAGCGCCTCATCAACTACCCACGGTCCGACCGGGACGGCTGGAAGCGCTTCGTTCCGTCCTGGAAGTTCGTCTCCGGCACCGCCCTGGGCGTCTTCGCGGTGATCATCGCGGGTGCCGGCATCGGCATCGCCATGGTGAGCACGCCGGACCCGAACAAGGCCGCCCAGGCGCAGAACAACGTCTTCTACTGGGCCGACGGCAGCCAGATGGTCGCGACGGGCGGTTCGATGAACCGGCAGATCGTGCCCATCTCCAGCATCCCCCGGTCGATGCGGGACGCCGTGATCGCGGCGGAGAACGAGTCCTTCGAGACCGACAAGGGCGTGGACCCGATGGGCATCGCCCGCGCCGTGTGGAACATGGGCACGGGCGGCTCCACCCAGGGCGGCTCGACCATCACCCAGCAGTACGTGAAGAACACCTACCTGGACTCCGACCAGACGCTCAAGCGCAAGGCCACCGAGCTCTTCATCGCGATAAGGCTGGGTGTGTCCGAGCGCAAGGACACGGTCCTCGCGGGCTACCTGAACACCGCCTACTACGGCCGGGACGCCTACGGGATCCAGGCAGCCGCCCATGCCTACTTCGGCAAGGACAGCCAGGACCTCAACCCCTCCGAATGCGCGTTCCTGGCCGCCATGCTGAAGGGCCCCAACCTCTACAACCCGGACGGCGGCATCGGCGCCGCGGCAACCCCCGAGCTCAACGAGAAGCGGGCCCGGGAGCGCTGGTCCTGGGTGCTGGACCGCGAGGTCGAGGTCGGCCGGATGGACAAGGCCGAGCGGGCGAAGTACACCGACGCCGACTTCCCCCCGCGCGTCGACTCCGAGCAGGCCCGCGGCATGACCGGCCAGATCGGATACCTGGTCGACACGGCCAAGGCCTACGTGATGAAGGTCAAGGGCATCACCCCCGAGCAGATGGCTCTGGGCGGCTACCGGATCAAGACCACCTTCGAGAAGCCCAGGGTGGACGCCCTGGTCAAGGCGGTCGAGGACACCCGCAACGGGCTGATCAACGAGAAGGAACGCCCCGAGACCGACACCTTCGTGCAGTTCGGCGCGGCCTCCGTGGACGTGAAGACCGGAGCCATCGTCGCCCTGTACGGCGGCCCGGGCTGGGACCACAAGTACTTCAGCAACAACGCCAACACCAGCGGTGTCCCGGTCGGCTCGACCTGGAAGCCGTACGTGCTGGCGGCCGCGATGGAGTACGGCACCCAGAACTCCAAGGGCAAGGGCATCTCGGTCGACAGCAAGTACCAGGCCAACGACCTCACCGTGATCAACAACCGTGAGGGCAGGCCCCTGCGCGACGCGTCGGGCAACCCGTTCAAGCAGAAGAACGAGAGCCCCACCCCCTTCGGGTACGTGACCCTGAACGAGGCGATGGAGAAGTCCATCAACGTCCCGTTCGCGCAGCTCGTCTTCGATGTCGGTCACGACAAGGTCAGGGCCGTGGCCAAGTCCACGGGCATCCTGGAGGAGTCGATGAACCCGAACACCGACGCCTCCTTCGCCCTCGGCACCTCCACCCCCAGCGCGATCCGGATGGCCGACTCGTACGCGACCTTCGCCGCCTCCGGTACGCACCGCGAGCCGTTCTCGGTGAGCAAGGTCGACAAGAACGGCGAGGAACTGTCCGGCTTCGAGCCGCCCAAGGACCAGCGGGCCATGGACAGCGACATCGCCAACAACATCACCAAGGTCCTGGAGAACGTGGTCCAGAACGGCACCGCGACCAAGGTCAAGAAGCTCGGCCGGCCGGCCGCCGGCAAGACCGGTACCACCGACGAGAACAAGTCGGCGTGGTTCGTCGGCTACACCCCGGAGCTGTCCACCTCGGTGGCCCTCTTCCGCACCAACCCCAACTCGGCGGACAAGAAGCTGATCTCCATGAAGGGCGTGGGTGACATCCCCTCCCTCCACGGTGGTGACATCCCGGCCGAGATCTGGACCGAGTACATGCGCGATGCCCTCAAGGGCGTCCCGGTCAAGGAGTTCCCGGAGGCCGAGGACATCGGCGTCACCGCCGACTCCGCCGGCGCCCCCTCCCCCTCGCCCTCGGTCGTCGCCCCGCCGTCGCCGTCCCCGTCGACCGTCCCGCCGGCCTCCCCGTCGCCGTCGCCCTCCCCGTCCAAGAGCGGCCGGCCGTGCCGGCCGTGGGAGCTGTACTGCGACCCGGAGACCACGCGCGGCACCACCAACGGAGGCACGAACACCGGCACCAACTCCGGCACCACCTCCGGAGTCATCGGCGGTCCCAGCGGATCACCGTCTCCGTCGCAGTCCGGCAGACCGGGCCGCCCGGGCGGCACCACCGGCGGGATCGACGACTTCAACCCCGAGTGA
- the rpsF gene encoding 30S ribosomal protein S6, whose protein sequence is MRHYEVMVILDPDLEERAVSPLIENFLSVVREGNGKVEKVDTWGRRRLAYEIKKKPEGIYSVIDLQAEPAVVKELDRQMNLNESVLRTKVLRPETH, encoded by the coding sequence ATGCGTCACTACGAAGTGATGGTCATCCTCGACCCCGATCTCGAGGAGCGCGCTGTCTCCCCGCTGATCGAGAACTTCCTTTCTGTCGTCCGTGAGGGCAACGGAAAGGTCGAGAAGGTCGACACCTGGGGCCGTCGTCGTCTCGCTTACGAGATCAAGAAGAAGCCCGAGGGCATCTACTCGGTCATCGACCTTCAGGCCGAGCCTGCGGTCGTCAAGGAGCTTGACCGACAGATGAACCTGAACGAGTCGGTTCTCCGGACCAAGGTCCTTCGCCCCGAGACCCACTGA
- a CDS encoding single-stranded DNA-binding protein → MAGETVITVVGNLVDDPELRFTPSGAAVAKFRVASTPRTFDRQTNEWKDGESLFLTCSVWRQAAENVAESLQRGMRVIVQGRLRQRSYEDREGVKRTVYELDVEEVGPSLKNATAKVAKTTGRGGQGGYGGGGQQQGGGGGNWGGAPGGQQQPGGGAPSDDPWASSAPAGGQQQGGGGGGWGGSSGGSGGSGGGYSDEPPF, encoded by the coding sequence ATGGCAGGCGAGACCGTCATCACGGTCGTCGGCAATCTCGTCGACGACCCCGAGCTGCGCTTCACCCCCTCGGGTGCGGCGGTCGCGAAGTTCCGTGTCGCGTCCACCCCCCGCACCTTCGACCGTCAGACCAATGAGTGGAAGGACGGCGAGAGCCTGTTCCTGACCTGCTCGGTGTGGCGGCAGGCGGCTGAGAACGTCGCCGAGTCCCTCCAGCGGGGCATGCGCGTCATCGTGCAGGGCCGGCTGAGGCAGCGGTCGTACGAGGACCGTGAGGGTGTCAAGCGCACGGTCTACGAGCTGGACGTCGAGGAAGTCGGCCCCAGCCTGAAGAACGCCACGGCCAAGGTCGCCAAGACCACCGGTCGCGGTGGCCAGGGTGGATACGGCGGCGGCGGTCAGCAGCAGGGCGGCGGCGGTGGCAACTGGGGCGGAGCCCCCGGTGGCCAGCAGCAGCCGGGCGGCGGAGCTCCCTCCGACGACCCGTGGGCGTCCAGCGCGCCGGCCGGTGGCCAGCAGCAGGGCGGCGGCGGGGGCGGTTGGGGCGGAAGCTCCGGCGGCTCCGGCGGCTCCGGCGGTGGCTACTCGGACGAGCCTCCCTTCTAG
- a CDS encoding alanine racemase, protein MALTLYVDTARWRAHQKQIQDQFPGLIPVCKGNGYGFGHERLCEEATRMGADILAVGTTYEAASIKDWFGGDLLVLTPFRRGEDPVPLPDRVIRSVASLDGVRGLVGARVVIECMSSMRRHGISEQDLGQLHSAIEDVRLEGFALHLPLDRPDGSDAVEEVIGWMDRLRAARLPLHTMFVSHLRATELARLQQQFPQTRFRARIGTRLWLGDHEATEYRGAVLDVTRVAKGDRFGYRQQKAASDGWLVVVAGGTSHGVGLEAPKALHGVMPRAKGVARAGLATVNRNLSPFVWAGKQRWFAEPPHMQVSILFVPSDAAEPKVGDELVAHLRHTTTQFDRVLDA, encoded by the coding sequence ATGGCGCTCACGCTCTACGTCGACACCGCGCGCTGGCGTGCGCACCAGAAGCAGATCCAGGACCAATTCCCCGGGCTGATCCCGGTCTGCAAGGGCAACGGCTACGGCTTCGGCCACGAGCGGCTCTGCGAGGAGGCGACCCGCATGGGCGCCGACATCCTGGCCGTGGGCACCACGTACGAGGCCGCCAGCATCAAGGACTGGTTCGGCGGCGACCTGCTCGTCCTCACCCCGTTCCGGCGGGGCGAGGACCCGGTGCCGCTGCCCGACCGGGTCATCCGCTCGGTCGCCTCGCTCGACGGCGTGCGCGGTCTGGTGGGGGCCCGGGTGGTCATCGAGTGCATGAGCTCGATGCGCCGCCACGGCATCTCCGAGCAGGACCTCGGACAGCTGCACTCCGCGATCGAGGACGTCCGCCTGGAGGGCTTCGCCCTGCACCTGCCCCTGGACCGCCCGGACGGCTCGGACGCCGTCGAGGAGGTCATCGGCTGGATGGACCGGCTGCGCGCGGCCCGGCTGCCGCTGCACACCATGTTCGTGAGCCATCTGCGGGCCACGGAGCTCGCGCGGCTGCAGCAGCAGTTCCCGCAGACCCGCTTCCGGGCGCGCATCGGCACCCGGCTGTGGCTGGGCGACCACGAGGCCACCGAGTACCGGGGCGCGGTCCTGGACGTCACGCGTGTGGCCAAGGGCGACCGGTTCGGCTACCGCCAGCAGAAGGCCGCTTCCGACGGCTGGCTGGTCGTGGTCGCCGGCGGTACCTCGCACGGGGTGGGCCTGGAGGCCCCCAAGGCGCTCCACGGTGTGATGCCGCGCGCCAAGGGAGTCGCCCGGGCGGGCCTCGCCACCGTCAACCGGAACCTTTCGCCCTTCGTGTGGGCGGGCAAGCAGCGCTGGTTCGCGGAGCCTCCGCACATGCAGGTGTCGATCCTGTTCGTGCCGTCGGACGCCGCCGAGCCGAAGGTCGGCGACGAGCTGGTGGCGCACCTGCGCCACACCACCACGCAGTTCGACCGGGTGCTCGACGCCTGA
- a CDS encoding glycosyltransferase family 87 protein has protein sequence MTKVHEDRPVLPTQQDEVAAAGSELIGGPLGRYARLGGHWLGPVRVVALIAIGMFALGMVQKLPCYDWAWFRGAGSQYTHACYSDIPHLYAVRGFADNLTPYFDRLPGDMEYLEYPVLTGLFMEIASWLTPTGGSMQHREQMYWMVNAGMLMACAAVIAVCVARTHRRRPWDALLFALAPAFALTATINWDLLAIALTAAGMLMWSRGRTVLFGVFIGLATAAKLYPVLLLGVLFVLCLRAGKWREFGLAAFGAALAWFTVNLPVMLFAWDGWTKFYTFSQERPIDFGSVWLLISQRSGNPLVDANTYATGLTLLLCGAIALLTLTAPRRPRFAQLAFLVVAAFILCNKVYSPQYVLWLIPLAALARPRWRDFLIWQAGEVVYFLGIWFYLAYTSSGDKHQGLPVEGYQLAIAAHLLTTLYLCAVIVRDILMPERDVVRRDGSDDPSGGVLDGAEDVFVLANAARAPQYAAPSDGQRVDWGAGPKD, from the coding sequence ATGACGAAGGTGCACGAGGACCGCCCCGTACTGCCCACGCAGCAGGACGAGGTCGCCGCAGCCGGCAGTGAGCTCATCGGCGGCCCCCTGGGCCGCTACGCCAGGCTCGGCGGCCACTGGCTGGGGCCGGTCCGCGTCGTGGCCCTCATCGCCATCGGCATGTTCGCGCTGGGCATGGTCCAGAAGCTGCCCTGCTACGACTGGGCCTGGTTCCGGGGGGCGGGCTCCCAGTACACCCACGCCTGCTACTCGGACATCCCGCACCTGTACGCGGTGCGCGGCTTCGCGGACAACCTCACGCCCTACTTCGACCGGCTCCCCGGTGACATGGAGTACCTGGAGTACCCGGTGCTCACCGGGCTCTTCATGGAGATCGCCTCCTGGCTGACCCCGACCGGCGGCTCCATGCAGCACCGCGAGCAGATGTACTGGATGGTCAACGCGGGCATGCTGATGGCCTGCGCGGCCGTCATCGCCGTGTGCGTCGCCCGCACCCACCGCCGGCGCCCCTGGGACGCCCTGCTCTTCGCCCTGGCGCCCGCCTTCGCCCTGACGGCGACGATCAACTGGGACCTGCTGGCCATCGCGTTGACCGCCGCCGGCATGCTCATGTGGTCCCGCGGGCGGACGGTCCTCTTCGGCGTCTTCATCGGCCTGGCCACCGCGGCCAAGCTCTATCCCGTCCTGCTGCTCGGCGTGCTGTTCGTGCTCTGCTTGCGGGCCGGGAAGTGGCGAGAATTCGGCCTGGCCGCCTTCGGCGCGGCCCTGGCCTGGTTCACCGTGAACCTGCCCGTCATGCTCTTCGCCTGGGACGGCTGGACGAAGTTCTACACCTTCAGCCAGGAGAGGCCCATCGACTTCGGCTCCGTGTGGCTGCTGATCTCCCAGCGCTCGGGCAACCCCCTGGTCGATGCCAACACGTACGCGACCGGGCTGACGCTCCTGCTGTGCGGGGCCATCGCCCTGCTCACCCTGACCGCCCCGCGCCGTCCGCGGTTCGCGCAGTTGGCCTTCCTCGTCGTCGCCGCCTTCATCCTGTGCAACAAGGTCTACTCGCCGCAGTACGTGCTGTGGCTCATCCCGCTGGCCGCGCTGGCCCGGCCCCGCTGGCGGGACTTCCTGATCTGGCAGGCCGGCGAGGTCGTCTACTTCCTCGGCATCTGGTTCTACCTCGCCTACACGAGCAGCGGTGACAAGCACCAGGGCCTGCCCGTGGAGGGCTACCAGCTGGCGATCGCCGCCCACCTGCTGACCACCCTGTACCTGTGCGCGGTCATCGTCCGGGACATCCTGATGCCCGAGCGGGACGTCGTACGGCGGGACGGCTCGGACGACCCCTCGGGCGGCGTCCTGGACGGGGCCGAGGACGTGTTCGTGCTGGCGAACGCGGCGAGGGCGCCGCAGTACGCGGCGCCCTCGGACGGACAGCGGGTCGACTGGGGCGCGGGCCCCAAGGACTGA
- the rpsR gene encoding 30S ribosomal protein S18 has product MAKPPVRKPKKKVCAFCKDKTAYVDYKDTNMLRKFISDRGKIRARRVTGNCTQHQRDVATAVKNSREMALLPYTSTAR; this is encoded by the coding sequence ATGGCGAAGCCGCCTGTGCGCAAGCCTAAGAAGAAGGTCTGCGCATTCTGCAAGGACAAGACCGCGTACGTGGACTACAAGGACACGAACATGCTGCGGAAGTTCATTTCCGACCGCGGCAAGATCCGTGCCCGCCGCGTTACCGGCAACTGCACGCAGCACCAGCGTGACGTCGCCACGGCCGTCAAGAACAGCCGTGAGATGGCGCTGCTGCCCTACACGTCCACCGCGCGATAA
- a CDS encoding inositol-3-phosphate synthase, which yields MGSVRVAIVGVGNCAASLVQGVEYYKDADPAAKVPGLMHVQFGDYHVRDIEFVAAFDVDAKKVGLDLSDAIGASENNTIKICDVPNAGVTVQRGHTYDGLGKYYRMTIEESAEAPVDVVQILKDRQVDVLICYLPVGSEAAAKFYAQCAIDAKVAFVNALPVFIAGTKEWADKFTEAGVPIVGDDIKSQVGATITHRVMAKLFEDRGVRLERTMQLNVGGNMDFKNMLERDRLESKKISKTQAVTSQIPDRELGEKNVHIGPSDYVAWLDDRKWAYVRLEGRAFGDVPLNLEYKLEVWDSPNSAGVIIDALRAAKIAKDRGIGGPILSASSYFMKSPPVQYFDDEALANVEKFIKGEVER from the coding sequence ATGGGTTCGGTTCGCGTAGCCATCGTCGGCGTAGGCAACTGCGCCGCCTCGCTGGTGCAGGGCGTCGAGTACTACAAGGACGCCGACCCGGCGGCCAAGGTCCCCGGTCTGATGCACGTCCAGTTCGGCGACTATCACGTGCGTGACATCGAGTTCGTCGCCGCGTTCGACGTCGACGCGAAGAAGGTCGGCCTCGACCTTTCGGACGCCATCGGCGCCAGCGAGAACAACACCATCAAGATCTGCGACGTCCCGAACGCCGGTGTGACCGTTCAGCGCGGCCACACCTACGACGGTCTGGGCAAGTACTACCGCATGACGATCGAGGAGTCCGCCGAGGCTCCGGTCGACGTGGTCCAGATCCTCAAGGACCGCCAGGTCGACGTCCTGATCTGCTACCTGCCGGTCGGCTCCGAGGCCGCGGCGAAGTTCTACGCCCAGTGCGCCATCGACGCCAAGGTCGCCTTCGTCAACGCCCTCCCGGTCTTCATCGCCGGCACCAAGGAGTGGGCCGACAAGTTCACCGAGGCCGGTGTCCCGATCGTCGGCGACGACATCAAGTCGCAGGTCGGCGCCACCATCACGCACCGCGTGATGGCGAAGCTGTTCGAGGACCGCGGTGTCCGTCTTGAGCGCACCATGCAGCTCAACGTCGGCGGCAACATGGACTTCAAGAACATGCTCGAGCGCGACCGCCTCGAGTCGAAGAAGATCTCCAAGACGCAGGCCGTCACCTCGCAGATCCCCGACCGTGAGCTCGGCGAGAAGAACGTCCACATCGGCCCGTCCGACTACGTCGCGTGGCTCGACGACCGCAAGTGGGCCTACGTCCGCCTCGAAGGCCGCGCCTTCGGCGACGTCCCGCTGAACCTCGAGTACAAGCTCGAGGTGTGGGACTCCCCGAACTCCGCCGGTGTCATCATCGACGCCCTGCGCGCCGCGAAGATCGCCAAGGACCGCGGTATCGGTGGCCCGATCCTGTCGGCGTCCAGCTACTTCATGAAGTCCCCGCCGGTGCAGTACTTCGACGACGAGGCCCTGGCCAACGTCGAGAAGTTCATCAAGGGCGAGGTCGAGCGCTAA
- a CDS encoding lipid II:glycine glycyltransferase FemX encodes MSLSLRTISREQHLGYLQSLPSASHCQVPAWADVKNEWRSENLGWFNESDELVGAALVLYRQLPKVKRYLAYLPEGPVINWYAPNLEEWLQPMLAHLKQQGAFTVKMGPPVVIRRWNSTAIKAGIQDPNVKRLRDVEASVIEPRAFEVSDKLRRMGWQQAEDGGAGFGDVQPRYVFQVPLANRSLDDVLKGFNQLWRRNIKKAEKAGVEVVQGGYEDLPTWQHLYEITAERDKFRPRPLSYFQRQWTALNSEDPNRMRLYIATHEGEPLAAATMLTVGQHVWYSYGASANHKREVRPSNAMQWRMLRDSYALGASVYDLRGISDTLDENDHLFGLIQFKVGTGGEAVEYVGEWDFPLNKVLHKALDIYMSRR; translated from the coding sequence ATGAGCCTGTCCCTGAGGACCATCAGCCGAGAGCAGCATCTGGGTTACCTCCAGAGCCTGCCCTCGGCTAGCCACTGCCAGGTCCCGGCGTGGGCCGACGTGAAGAACGAGTGGCGTTCCGAGAACCTCGGATGGTTCAACGAGTCCGATGAACTCGTCGGCGCGGCCCTCGTGTTGTACCGGCAGCTGCCCAAGGTGAAGCGGTACCTCGCGTACCTGCCCGAGGGCCCGGTCATCAACTGGTACGCCCCGAATCTGGAGGAGTGGCTCCAGCCGATGCTGGCCCACCTCAAGCAGCAGGGCGCCTTCACGGTGAAGATGGGTCCGCCCGTCGTCATCCGCCGCTGGAACTCGACCGCCATCAAGGCCGGCATCCAGGACCCGAACGTGAAGCGCCTGCGCGACGTGGAGGCCTCGGTCATCGAGCCCCGCGCGTTCGAGGTGTCGGACAAGCTGCGCCGCATGGGCTGGCAGCAGGCCGAGGACGGCGGCGCCGGCTTCGGTGACGTCCAGCCGCGCTACGTCTTCCAGGTACCGCTGGCCAACCGCTCGCTGGACGACGTCCTCAAGGGCTTCAACCAGCTGTGGCGCCGCAACATCAAGAAGGCCGAGAAGGCCGGCGTCGAGGTCGTCCAGGGCGGCTACGAAGACCTGCCGACCTGGCAGCACCTGTACGAGATCACGGCCGAGCGCGACAAGTTCCGCCCGCGCCCGCTCAGCTACTTCCAGCGCCAGTGGACGGCCCTCAACTCCGAGGACCCCAACCGGATGCGCCTCTACATCGCCACGCACGAGGGAGAGCCGCTGGCCGCCGCCACGATGCTCACCGTCGGCCAGCACGTCTGGTACTCGTACGGCGCCTCCGCCAACCACAAGCGCGAGGTCCGCCCCTCGAACGCGATGCAGTGGCGCATGCTGCGCGACTCCTACGCGCTCGGCGCCAGCGTCTACGACCTGCGCGGCATCTCTGACACGCTGGACGAGAACGACCACTTGTTCGGTCTGATCCAGTTCAAGGTCGGCACGGGCGGCGAGGCCGTGGAGTACGTCGGCGAGTGGGACTTCCCGCTCAACAAGGTGCTGCACAAGGCCCTCGACATCTACATGTCGCGCCGCTGA
- a CDS encoding PadR family transcriptional regulator translates to MSRRSGILEFAVLGLLRESPMHGYELRKRLNTSLGVFRAFSYGTLYPCLKTLVANGWLIEEPGNAPEDALAASLAGRRAKIVYRLTAAGKEHFEELLSHTGPDTWEDESFAARFAFFGQTERDVRMRVLEGRRSRLEERLEKMRASIARTRERLDDYTLELQRHGMESVEREVRWLNELIESERAGRDRRRSGPSDETEK, encoded by the coding sequence ATGAGCAGACGCTCAGGCATCCTCGAGTTCGCCGTCCTCGGCCTGCTCCGCGAATCCCCCATGCACGGTTACGAGCTGCGCAAGCGGCTCAACACCTCGCTGGGGGTGTTCAGAGCCTTCAGCTACGGGACGCTCTACCCCTGCCTGAAGACGCTGGTCGCCAACGGCTGGTTGATCGAAGAACCGGGCAACGCTCCGGAGGACGCTCTCGCCGCTTCACTCGCAGGGCGCCGCGCCAAGATCGTCTACCGGTTGACGGCCGCGGGTAAGGAGCACTTCGAGGAGCTCCTCTCCCACACGGGCCCCGACACCTGGGAAGACGAGTCCTTCGCCGCCCGCTTCGCCTTCTTCGGCCAGACCGAACGAGACGTGCGCATGCGGGTACTGGAGGGCCGCCGCAGCCGGCTTGAGGAGCGTCTGGAGAAGATGCGCGCCTCGATCGCCCGGACGCGGGAGCGTCTCGACGACTACACGCTTGAGCTGCAGCGGCACGGCATGGAGTCCGTGGAGCGCGAAGTGCGCTGGCTGAACGAGCTCATCGAGAGTGAGCGGGCGGGACGGGATCGGAGACGATCCGGTCCGTCCGACGAAACTGAAAAATGA